The following proteins come from a genomic window of Streptomyces liliiviolaceus:
- a CDS encoding SpoIIE family protein phosphatase, which yields MTTGLHPGGPPQDPRPTENQLLPRQGRVGHGTLPADDRTRSSVITARAAASFDPVGRSVATARSFVRDTLQGWGFADIVDDAVVLTSELVTNAVVHAGTSADVLCLRSDDGVRIEVADHYPEREIPLQGSAVNMGNPDREGGRGLQLCAALAGRWGVEYTPTRKQVWFQLDLPERAVGTRTAGPSLPSHLLPLADGRVRVAVVQIDRAGAINAWNEDAEELFGYAAEQVVGKPLTDLAAWPHTPGTSTGIVEALKLSRWEGSYGLRGANGRVTPVYASHLRVRDTGGEPSTVCLLVRDHERAVLQTPLRVSSTDTTTSSEGHASDPFEVFIGSPAPDDLDGLLQRTVERARDMLDGDSAFLLLATDDETELEVRASTGLPSARQRFARVPVEAGTGRYGSARMPAVHEDLTAVPGAVPLLSGTGMRSVVTVPLKVEGRLTGSLGVAAESPARYSNEEALRLQFAADRIALAVESARLGELERLRRGSLSFLVEASDLLAGTLDRDQTLALMAQMTVPTLATWCAVYTIADQASDPYLSYVLHEDEERIDGLKALLSKIAPPDPVPTPGARVWGAPAEAAHTAALRTSMRSLGLGGQASVSSGIGTTLATAGAVGGETVVLPLVARNRVIGMLTLGKPTDEHFRQEILELAEDLSRRAALALDNARLYSERTAISQSLQRSLLPPELPHIEGVEVEVIYRAAGEGNEVGGDFYDLFPIRDGAYGFAIGDVCGTGPEAAAVTGLARHALRLLAREGYGGPAVLDRLNSAILDEGARSRFLTLLYGELWPQEDGSALLKVVCAGHPLPLRLRPDGTVEPAAEPQPLLGVMDDLELYEQEVTLDPGDVLLCVTDGVTERREGTRMLGDDGLADVLTTCTGLTAGAVAARIMRAVERFASDAPSDDMAILAMRVPGLQKD from the coding sequence ATGACCACCGGACTGCATCCTGGGGGACCACCCCAGGATCCCCGGCCGACCGAGAACCAGCTTCTGCCCCGGCAGGGGCGGGTCGGCCACGGAACCCTGCCCGCCGACGACCGGACAAGGAGTTCTGTGATCACCGCGCGCGCGGCCGCCAGCTTCGACCCTGTCGGGCGGTCCGTCGCGACCGCTCGTTCCTTTGTCCGTGACACCCTCCAGGGCTGGGGCTTCGCCGACATCGTCGACGACGCCGTGGTCCTCACGAGCGAGCTGGTCACCAACGCCGTGGTGCACGCCGGCACGTCCGCGGACGTCCTGTGCCTGCGCAGCGACGACGGCGTACGGATCGAGGTGGCGGACCACTACCCGGAACGGGAGATTCCACTCCAGGGCAGCGCCGTCAACATGGGAAACCCGGACCGCGAGGGCGGACGCGGCCTCCAGCTCTGTGCCGCCCTGGCCGGCCGCTGGGGCGTCGAGTACACGCCCACCCGCAAACAGGTCTGGTTCCAGCTGGACCTCCCTGAGCGCGCGGTGGGCACCCGCACCGCGGGCCCGTCCCTGCCCTCCCACCTGCTCCCCCTCGCCGACGGCCGCGTCCGTGTGGCGGTCGTCCAGATCGACCGCGCCGGCGCGATCAACGCCTGGAACGAGGACGCGGAGGAACTCTTCGGCTACGCGGCGGAGCAGGTCGTCGGCAAGCCGCTGACCGATCTCGCGGCCTGGCCGCACACGCCCGGCACCAGCACCGGCATCGTCGAGGCCCTCAAGCTCTCCCGCTGGGAGGGCAGTTACGGCCTGCGCGGCGCCAACGGCCGCGTCACTCCCGTATACGCATCGCATCTGCGCGTCCGCGACACCGGCGGCGAGCCGTCCACGGTCTGCCTGCTGGTGCGCGATCACGAACGAGCGGTCCTGCAGACCCCGTTGCGCGTCTCGTCCACGGACACGACCACCAGTTCCGAGGGCCATGCCTCGGACCCCTTCGAGGTCTTCATCGGCTCACCGGCCCCGGACGACCTGGACGGCCTCCTGCAGCGCACGGTGGAGCGCGCCCGCGACATGCTCGACGGCGACTCCGCCTTCCTCCTCCTGGCGACCGACGACGAGACGGAGCTGGAGGTACGCGCCTCCACCGGGCTCCCCTCCGCCCGCCAGCGCTTCGCCCGGGTCCCTGTGGAGGCCGGTACCGGCCGTTACGGCTCGGCCCGCATGCCTGCCGTCCACGAGGACCTCACGGCCGTCCCAGGGGCCGTACCGCTCCTCAGCGGCACCGGTATGCGTTCGGTCGTCACGGTCCCCCTGAAGGTCGAGGGCAGACTCACCGGCTCGCTCGGTGTGGCGGCCGAATCACCGGCCCGCTACTCGAACGAGGAGGCCCTGCGCCTCCAGTTCGCCGCCGACCGCATCGCGCTCGCCGTGGAGTCGGCCCGCCTCGGCGAGCTGGAACGGCTGCGCCGCGGCTCGCTGTCCTTCCTCGTCGAGGCCTCGGACCTCCTCGCGGGCACGCTCGACCGCGACCAGACACTGGCCCTGATGGCCCAGATGACGGTCCCGACCCTGGCCACCTGGTGTGCCGTGTACACGATTGCCGACCAGGCCTCCGACCCCTACCTTTCGTACGTCCTGCACGAGGACGAGGAGCGCATCGACGGCCTCAAGGCGCTCCTGTCGAAGATCGCCCCGCCGGACCCGGTCCCCACACCGGGCGCCCGCGTGTGGGGAGCCCCCGCGGAGGCGGCCCACACGGCGGCCCTCCGCACCTCCATGCGCAGCCTCGGCCTGGGCGGCCAGGCCTCGGTCAGCTCCGGCATCGGTACGACGCTGGCGACGGCCGGCGCGGTCGGCGGCGAGACGGTCGTCCTGCCCCTGGTGGCCCGCAACCGCGTCATCGGCATGCTGACGCTCGGCAAGCCGACGGACGAACACTTCCGCCAGGAGATCCTGGAACTGGCCGAGGACCTGAGCCGCCGGGCCGCCCTCGCCCTGGACAACGCGCGCCTGTACTCGGAGCGCACGGCCATCAGCCAGTCCCTCCAGCGCAGCCTCCTGCCCCCGGAGCTCCCCCACATCGAGGGCGTCGAGGTCGAGGTCATCTACCGCGCGGCGGGCGAGGGCAACGAGGTCGGCGGCGACTTCTACGACCTCTTCCCCATCCGCGACGGCGCCTACGGCTTCGCCATCGGAGACGTCTGCGGTACGGGACCGGAGGCGGCCGCGGTCACCGGACTGGCCCGGCACGCACTGCGCCTGCTGGCCCGCGAGGGCTACGGCGGCCCGGCGGTCCTGGACCGCCTGAACTCCGCGATCCTCGACGAGGGCGCCCGAAGCCGCTTCCTCACCCTCCTGTACGGGGAGTTGTGGCCCCAGGAGGACGGCTCGGCGCTCCTGAAGGTGGTCTGCGCCGGCCATCCGCTCCCCCTGCGCCTGCGCCCGGACGGCACGGTGGAACCGGCCGCCGAACCACAGCCGCTCCTGGGCGTCATGGACGACCTGGAGCTGTACGAGCAGGAGGTGACGCTCGACCCGGGGGACGTCCTGCTGTGTGTGACGGACGGCGTCACCGAGCGCCGCGAGGGCACCCGCATGCTGGGCGACGACGGTCTCGCCGATGTCCTCACCACCTGCACGGGTCTGACGGCCGGTGCGGTGGCCGCCCGCATCATGCGCGCGGTGGAGCGTTTCGCGAGCGACGCCCCGTCCGACGACATGGCCATTCTGGCGATGCGCGTCCCGGGTCTGCAGAAGGACTGA